One genomic window of Candidatus Kuenenia stuttgartiensis includes the following:
- a CDS encoding GldG family protein — translation MSAVSDKKKDWIDLYSGYIILAGIIAAISGFGLSRILNGWSVSSVVPTGIGSAIIIGFSILKAMRNKWFSTEASKRKALVGTNVAVMSIFAASIFAIVGFLNHRHYVRFDLTLTGKYTLSQKTKNILKNLDKPVVITTLFNQGEMFFEQIVDILKEYAHNNTEKIKIENIDPLRSRSKVEELAMRLKISDLQLNSVVFECGEYSKHVQQSDVMERQYPFRFKGEEAFTGAILNVTQEKQTTIYFVQGHGERQFDDYDRVGISGIANALKRDNCRVAPLNIMDKKKIPDDCDVLIVAGPSKAYLTEELNIIRNYLENRGNLLLMLEPAVPPNITTGFGTLLGEYGMVVRDDIVIYNTVKMPLFGIQTVAEIYVKNEEYGDHRITDDLKNYNTILYGACSIDAAPPNDQMPYEAKVLMYAPDSAWGETDIADLKYKKPEKNMETDVLSPISLAAASQVKELPKSVTQAHPAMANDPNAKPTGARLVVFGDVDFATNEFGDNPGNHDLVRNSINWLAKKETQLGISAKDADFRKAVIHPEQMKVIFWVSIAGIPLVPIVIGGIVWWKRRR, via the coding sequence ATGAGTGCTGTGAGTGATAAAAAGAAAGATTGGATTGATTTGTACAGTGGTTATATCATATTAGCCGGAATTATTGCAGCAATATCCGGTTTTGGGTTATCCAGGATATTAAATGGCTGGAGTGTGTCTTCGGTAGTGCCCACGGGTATTGGTAGTGCTATCATTATTGGGTTTAGTATTTTAAAAGCGATGAGAAACAAGTGGTTTTCTACGGAAGCGTCCAAGAGAAAAGCCCTTGTCGGAACAAACGTAGCGGTCATGTCGATTTTTGCCGCAAGTATTTTTGCAATTGTTGGCTTCCTTAACCATAGGCACTATGTAAGGTTTGATCTTACACTTACCGGGAAATATACTCTCTCACAAAAAACAAAAAATATACTTAAGAATCTCGATAAACCTGTCGTGATCACCACTCTCTTCAATCAGGGCGAGATGTTTTTTGAGCAAATTGTAGACATTTTGAAAGAATACGCGCATAACAACACAGAAAAAATAAAGATTGAAAATATTGACCCACTGAGAAGTCGCAGCAAGGTGGAAGAATTAGCAATGCGCCTGAAAATCAGTGACCTTCAATTAAATTCTGTTGTGTTTGAATGCGGGGAATATAGCAAGCATGTACAACAGAGTGACGTGATGGAGCGGCAATATCCTTTTAGGTTTAAAGGAGAAGAAGCTTTTACGGGGGCAATCCTCAACGTTACACAGGAAAAACAAACAACGATTTATTTTGTTCAGGGGCACGGTGAACGCCAATTTGACGATTACGACAGGGTCGGTATTTCCGGAATCGCAAATGCCCTGAAACGTGACAACTGTCGCGTAGCGCCTTTGAATATCATGGATAAAAAGAAAATCCCTGATGACTGCGACGTGTTGATTGTTGCGGGACCTTCCAAGGCATATCTGACAGAAGAGCTGAATATTATAAGAAATTATCTGGAAAACAGAGGGAATTTGCTGCTCATGCTGGAACCCGCAGTTCCACCCAATATCACTACCGGTTTCGGAACTCTTTTGGGAGAATATGGCATGGTAGTTCGTGATGACATTGTAATTTATAATACTGTAAAGATGCCGCTGTTTGGTATACAAACGGTTGCAGAGATTTATGTAAAAAATGAAGAATATGGCGACCACAGAATTACCGACGATTTGAAAAATTACAATACGATACTTTACGGCGCATGTTCCATAGATGCCGCCCCTCCGAATGACCAAATGCCGTATGAGGCTAAGGTATTGATGTACGCGCCCGATAGCGCCTGGGGAGAAACAGATATTGCGGATTTGAAATATAAAAAACCAGAGAAAAACATGGAAACAGATGTATTAAGTCCTATTTCTCTGGCGGCGGCATCCCAGGTGAAAGAATTGCCGAAAAGCGTCACACAGGCGCACCCTGCAATGGCAAACGACCCGAATGCAAAACCAACAGGTGCAAGGCTGGTTGTTTTTGGAGATGTGGACTTTGCCACAAACGAGTTTGGAGATAATCCCGGCAATCATGATTTAGTGCGTAATTCAATTAATTGGCTTGCTAAGAAGGAGACACAATTAGGTATTTCCGCCAAAGATGCTGATTTCCGTAAGGCGGTGATTCACCCAGAACAAATGAAAGTTATTTTTTGGGTTTCAATTGCTGGTATTCCTTTGGTTCCGATAGTTATTGGCGGTATCGTGTGGTGGAAAAGACGTCGTTAG
- a CDS encoding DUF4340 domain-containing protein: MKFKTTIILLIIAIIGITYIFVYEKKQLPQEEWERLQKKVLPYFKASLVNKIELKNETGKIVLEKAENGFWFIVEPYRLRANNSEVSSILSEFEFMSKVGSFEKEGDKPFDLKYYGFDKQENYITMYTSVKTSPDKIQITGPSNKYTVFIGERLAAGDNVYIKLDTNDEVFVVPGSLLEKINKSILDLRSKWVFTFDKEAVTRLQIKTKEYNIVCEKDREFWRIKEPLDDLADLQKVRDIIAKLKNLEIDREDFLPEGEVELSKFGLDNPAYMVTVTERGHDQSVIFGYSLDNKVYAKRVDEKSIFLLKDNILAEIKKKPNDLRDRVLVRFDSYGSYGVNKLEFKTKKDTISIEKSLELDWVIRKPIDIYADQDSARNFIEKIKTLEIVDFVSDKPEDLSVYGLKDPVFEVSVIKEENKELSRFYVGNKLPEGNKCYVKRVDEDPVYTVSTVEFYDKLENALIAFRDRLVCDFDKELVKKIVIEKTDRTFLCEKTNKTDEEGNAIWELSKPIQARADADKVNQIVWDLSFLKAENYVAENPSDLSVFGLDNPRMKIHVTYEKIINQKSEKQNIATDAKDTINKIIETKTLLIGNTVGGGDMDNSYAMIDGVNLVFELSWPKIRDFNAELAPTKILDFERMDVRKLTLVYPDREIQIEKADNFWTLKNYDVKDFQSREVEYYVHNLERLTGEYIEQYKATNLTQFALDEPQLSIIIGLGERDEVLYIGKKKDENNYYAKSKNSECIYVIGKDKVAKLMRKEDDFTMQAVERNLKEAIDVLNTTKDQIPGEYGGGGMHGKPPGSSPQGSFH, translated from the coding sequence ATGAAATTTAAAACTACCATAATTCTCTTAATAATTGCAATTATAGGCATAACGTATATATTTGTTTATGAAAAAAAGCAACTGCCCCAAGAGGAGTGGGAGCGGTTACAAAAAAAGGTGCTGCCATATTTCAAAGCGTCACTGGTGAACAAGATAGAATTAAAGAACGAAACCGGTAAAATAGTACTGGAAAAAGCTGAGAATGGTTTTTGGTTTATTGTGGAACCTTACAGGCTGCGTGCAAATAATTCTGAGGTCTCAAGTATTCTCTCCGAGTTTGAGTTTATGTCGAAAGTAGGCTCATTTGAAAAAGAAGGAGACAAACCATTTGACTTAAAATATTATGGTTTTGATAAACAAGAGAACTATATCACGATGTACACAAGTGTAAAAACCAGTCCGGACAAAATACAGATAACAGGGCCAAGCAATAAATACACCGTATTCATTGGAGAAAGACTTGCGGCGGGCGATAATGTATATATTAAACTTGACACAAATGATGAAGTTTTTGTTGTACCGGGTAGCTTGCTGGAAAAAATCAATAAAAGCATTCTTGATTTAAGAAGCAAGTGGGTCTTTACCTTTGACAAAGAAGCGGTTACGCGACTGCAAATAAAAACAAAAGAATATAACATTGTTTGTGAGAAAGACAGAGAGTTTTGGAGAATTAAGGAACCTCTTGACGACCTGGCTGATTTGCAAAAGGTAAGAGATATCATCGCAAAACTTAAAAATCTCGAAATCGATCGGGAGGATTTTCTTCCGGAAGGAGAAGTAGAGCTGTCCAAGTTCGGGCTGGATAATCCGGCATATATGGTTACAGTTACTGAACGGGGACATGATCAATCGGTCATTTTCGGATACTCACTTGATAACAAAGTGTATGCTAAGCGTGTAGATGAGAAAAGTATTTTTTTGCTAAAGGATAATATTCTTGCTGAAATCAAAAAGAAACCAAACGATCTGAGAGATAGGGTTTTAGTGAGGTTTGATTCTTACGGTTCGTATGGAGTGAACAAGCTGGAATTTAAAACAAAAAAAGATACGATATCCATCGAAAAATCACTGGAGCTTGACTGGGTTATCAGAAAACCAATTGATATTTATGCGGATCAGGACAGTGCTAGGAATTTTATTGAGAAAATTAAAACTCTTGAAATAGTAGACTTTGTTTCTGACAAACCGGAAGATTTATCAGTATATGGGTTAAAAGATCCTGTATTTGAGGTTTCCGTGATAAAAGAAGAAAATAAAGAATTGTCAAGATTTTATGTGGGAAATAAATTGCCCGAAGGTAATAAATGTTATGTAAAGCGGGTAGATGAAGATCCGGTATATACCGTTTCAACGGTTGAATTTTATGACAAGCTTGAAAATGCGCTGATTGCTTTCAGAGACAGATTGGTCTGCGATTTTGATAAAGAACTGGTTAAGAAGATTGTAATTGAAAAAACAGACCGCACTTTTTTATGTGAAAAAACGAATAAAACAGACGAAGAAGGTAATGCTATTTGGGAACTAAGCAAACCGATTCAGGCGCGTGCTGATGCAGACAAGGTGAATCAAATCGTATGGGATCTCTCTTTCTTAAAAGCGGAAAATTATGTTGCGGAAAACCCCTCGGATCTTAGTGTTTTCGGTTTGGATAATCCAAGAATGAAAATTCACGTGACATACGAAAAAATTATTAATCAAAAATCTGAAAAACAAAATATAGCAACTGATGCGAAAGACACTATTAACAAAATCATTGAGACAAAAACATTGTTGATAGGGAATACTGTTGGGGGGGGAGATATGGACAATTCATATGCTATGATTGACGGAGTTAATTTGGTATTTGAGTTGTCCTGGCCAAAAATAAGGGATTTTAATGCCGAGTTAGCCCCGACAAAGATTTTAGATTTTGAAAGGATGGATGTGAGAAAACTTACCCTCGTCTATCCTGACAGGGAAATACAGATAGAAAAGGCGGATAATTTTTGGACGTTAAAAAATTACGATGTAAAAGACTTTCAAAGCCGGGAAGTGGAATATTATGTCCATAACCTTGAAAGACTGACGGGTGAATATATAGAACAGTACAAAGCAACAAATCTGACACAGTTTGCATTAGATGAACCGCAACTGTCTATTATCATTGGCTTGGGTGAACGTGATGAAGTCCTTTATATCGGAAAAAAGAAGGATGAAAATAACTATTATGCAAAGAGTAAAAATTCCGAATGTATCTACGTTATCGGTAAAGATAAGGTAGCGAAGCTTATGAGAAAAGAAGATGATTTTACCATGCAGGCAGTCGAAAGGAATTTAAAGGAAGCAATAGATGTGTTGAATACAACAAAAGACCAGATTCCCGGTGAATACGGCGGAGGAGGTATGCACGGCAAGCCACCGGGCAGCAGCCCACAAGGCAGTTTTCACTGA